One window of Puntigrus tetrazona isolate hp1 chromosome 14, ASM1883169v1, whole genome shotgun sequence genomic DNA carries:
- the kctd8 gene encoding BTB/POZ domain-containing protein KCTD8 — MAMKETILPISEVSSPYPEVVELNVGGQVYVTKRSTLVSVPDTTLHTMFTRCSPHELPRDSRGRFFIDRDGFLFRYVLDFLRDRQLVLPEHFPERERLQREAEHFQLGELLRLLGPRVAKQGSLNDEGCQSDIEESSQSSELMTRTGNCATNYATSSSALDKRSGFITIGYRGSYTMVRDNQADAKFRRVARIMVCGRIALAKEVFGDTLNESRDPDRPPEKYTSRFYLKFTYLEQAFDRLSEAGFQMVACNSTGTAAFVNQYRDDKIWSSYTEYIFFRPACKSASPKLEREEPKSEKLLDKASESGASLNELSTSSSETHSEATSPQDGGPILVSRGEVVGGSLAPCGALHSVSRPPSTLTLGRPPKKGSSVQWMELPDKRRNSELFQSLTSGVGPREGVGSGLTRRKTLERPSAEEEMKQCIRDFRKIKIPPAFPERKRQWQSELLQKYGL; from the exons ATGGCCATGAAGGAAACCATACTCCCTATCAGCGAGGTGTCGAGTCCGTACCCGGAGGTCGTGGAACTCAACGTCGGCGGCCAGGTGTACGTCACCAAGCGCTCCACCCTGGTCAGCGTTCCTGACACCACCCTGCACACCATGTTCACGCGGTGCAGCCCGCACGAGTTGCCCCGTGACAGCCGAGGGCGCTTCTTCATCGACCGTGACGGCTTCTTGTTTCGATACGTGTTGGACTTCCTACGGGATCGCCAGCTTGTCCTCCCGGAACATTTCCCGGAGCGAGAACGTCTTCAGCGTGAGGCAGAGCACTTTCAGTTGGGGGAACTGCTTAGACTTTTGGGCCCACgtgtagccaagcaaggctcGCTCAATGACGAAGGCTGCCAAAGCGACATTGAGGAAAGTTCTCAGAGCAGCGAGCTGATGACTCGAACTGGAAACTGCGCCACCAACTACGCGACTTCCTCTTCTGCCCTGGATAAGAGGTCTGGGTTTATTACAATAGGTTATCGGGGATCTTACACAATGGTGAGGGATAACCAAGCTGATGCTAAGTTTCGCCGTGTGGCACGGATCATGGTCTGTGGGCGTATCGCCCTGGCGAAGGAAGTGTTCGGAGACACTCTGAATGAAAGCCGAGATCCCGACCGTCCGCCAGAGAAGTACACCTCCCGCTTTTATCTGAAGTTTACCTACCTGGAGCAAGCTTTCGACAGGTTGAGTGAGGCTGGGTTCCAGATGGTGGCCTGCAACTCAACAGGGACGGCTGCGTTTGTTAACCAGTACAGAGACGACAAGATCTGGAGCAGCTACACAGAGTACATCTTCTTTA GACCAGCCTGCAAGTCAGCATCCCCTAAACTGGAGCGTGAGGAGCCTAAGTCAGAGAAACTGCTGGATAAGGCCAGCGAGAGCGGAGCCTCATTGAACGAGCTCTCCACATCCAGCTCTGAGACCCACTCAGAGGCCACGTCGCCTCAGGATGGGGGTCCCATCCTGGTGTCACGTGGTGAGGTCGTGGGCGGTTCACTGGCCCCGTGTGGCGCCCTGCACTCTGTATCTCGACCTCCGAGCACTCTTACTCTTGGACGACCGCCCAAGAAAGGCTCCTCGGTGCAGTGGATGGAGCTGCCGGATAAAAGGAGGAACAGTGAGCTGTTCCAGTCCCTCACCAGCGGAGTCGGTCCACGGGAAGGTGTGGGAAGCGGTTTGACCCGGAGGAAGACTCTGGAGAGGCCCAGCGCCGAGGAGGAAATGAAACAGTGCATCCGAGATTTCCGAAAGATCAAGATCCCTCCAGCGTTCCCAGAGCGCAAACGGCAGTGGCAGTCGGAACTGCTTCAGAAATACGGCCTTTGA